In one Curtobacterium citreum genomic region, the following are encoded:
- a CDS encoding NAD(P)-dependent oxidoreductase: MTVLGTGTMGAGVARSLLREGHDVTVWNRNADRATPLADDGATVERDASAAVAEAEVVLLTLFDTDAVVDVLEAAAGDAPTDAVWVQASTIGVAGTETVVQLAGKYGITLVEAMMLGTKGPAEQGKLTMLAAGPSVTVDRIDPVLDAIGAKTVRAGERVGDGTALKLAANAWVAAITAATGQSLAIARALGLDPHLFLDAIEGTASDSPYAHTKGEAMLSGEFAPQFALDGIRKDIGLIRDAARDAGVSTELLDGIDRVYAQASADGHGGDDIAAVGTAF; the protein is encoded by the coding sequence GTGACGGTGTTGGGCACAGGGACGATGGGGGCAGGGGTCGCGCGGTCGCTGCTCCGCGAGGGACACGACGTCACGGTCTGGAACCGCAACGCCGACCGTGCCACACCGCTCGCCGACGACGGCGCCACGGTCGAGCGCGACGCGTCCGCCGCGGTGGCGGAGGCCGAGGTCGTCCTCCTGACGCTGTTCGACACCGACGCGGTGGTCGACGTGCTCGAGGCCGCAGCCGGGGACGCTCCGACCGACGCTGTGTGGGTGCAGGCCTCGACGATCGGGGTCGCGGGTACCGAGACCGTCGTGCAGCTCGCCGGCAAGTACGGCATCACCCTCGTCGAGGCGATGATGCTCGGGACGAAGGGCCCGGCGGAGCAGGGCAAGCTCACCATGCTCGCCGCGGGCCCCTCGGTGACGGTCGACCGGATCGACCCGGTGCTCGACGCGATCGGCGCGAAGACCGTCCGGGCCGGCGAGCGGGTCGGTGACGGCACCGCGCTGAAGCTCGCCGCGAACGCCTGGGTCGCCGCCATCACGGCGGCGACCGGCCAGTCCCTCGCCATCGCCCGCGCGCTCGGACTCGACCCGCACCTGTTCCTCGACGCGATCGAGGGCACCGCGAGCGACTCGCCCTACGCGCACACGAAGGGCGAGGCCATGCTGTCTGGGGAGTTCGCGCCGCAGTTCGCGCTCGACGGGATCCGGAAGGACATCGGACTCATCCGTGACGCCGCGCGGGACGCCGGGGTCTCGACGGAGCTGCTCGACGGCATCGACCGGGTCTACGCGCAGGCGAGCGCGGACGGGCACGGCGGCGACGACATCGCGGCGGTCGGCACCGCATTCTGA
- a CDS encoding MarR family winged helix-turn-helix transcriptional regulator, with product MTTEVTDTTTGFWYGKGSRVDAVDVLNALRRYRSAESAAQRRAREALGIGENALLALRILLDAEATGRAVNSKELADRLEITPASTSALVDRLVRSGHVERHADPHDRRGVILTASGGSMRQVLQVIDELDTRTLEVAEHLPQSDMGVVVAFLEEMARVVDQDDDEDERSA from the coding sequence ATGACGACCGAGGTGACGGACACCACCACGGGCTTCTGGTATGGCAAGGGTTCCAGGGTCGACGCGGTGGACGTCCTCAATGCGCTCCGCAGGTACCGGAGTGCCGAGAGCGCTGCCCAGCGACGGGCACGCGAGGCGCTCGGCATCGGCGAGAACGCCCTGCTCGCGCTGCGCATCCTGCTCGACGCCGAGGCCACCGGCCGCGCGGTGAACTCGAAGGAGCTGGCCGACCGACTCGAGATCACGCCGGCCTCGACGTCGGCGCTCGTCGACCGGCTCGTCCGCAGCGGACACGTCGAGCGGCACGCCGACCCGCACGACCGCCGCGGGGTCATCCTCACCGCGTCGGGTGGCTCGATGCGGCAGGTGCTGCAGGTCATCGACGAGCTCGACACCCGCACGCTCGAGGTCGCCGAGCACCTGCCCCAGTCGGACATGGGCGTCGTGGTCGCGTTCCTCGAGGAGATGGCCCGCGTCGTCGACCAGGACGATGACGAGGACGAGCGGTCCGCGTAG
- a CDS encoding alpha-E domain-containing protein produces MLSRLAGSVFRVGTAVERADVVARMLEVYVVRPDVVAAGEDPAVASALRAVLGAQGPGRAGRAATIESLALDRHEPASVASAVAVARDDARRAREVVPTELWDCLDVTRSRMPRKVSVERAHEFLAWVRERSALAVGVVEGDASRDEVWEFFTLGRSLLRCGATARLLASDLVDTTAPHSWATALRACGAVEAFRRGRDHRATDPASVAGFLLRDGHSPRSLAFLAQRADDCLADVAPACVADEVEAFRRARAALEHPDAEQPDAWPRTVTARLAAAVDAVVAALDERVFAAAVPAR; encoded by the coding sequence GTGCTGAGCCGACTCGCGGGGAGCGTGTTCCGCGTCGGGACCGCGGTCGAGCGTGCTGACGTCGTCGCCCGGATGCTCGAGGTGTACGTCGTCCGCCCGGACGTCGTCGCCGCGGGGGAGGACCCGGCGGTCGCGTCGGCGCTGCGCGCGGTGCTCGGCGCCCAGGGCCCGGGACGAGCCGGACGGGCCGCGACGATCGAGTCGCTCGCGCTCGACCGTCACGAGCCGGCCTCCGTCGCGTCCGCGGTCGCGGTGGCCCGGGACGACGCCCGCCGGGCCCGCGAGGTCGTCCCCACGGAGCTCTGGGACTGCCTCGACGTCACCCGGTCCCGGATGCCGCGGAAGGTGTCGGTCGAACGCGCGCACGAGTTCCTGGCGTGGGTGCGCGAGCGGAGTGCCCTGGCCGTCGGGGTCGTCGAGGGCGACGCGAGCCGCGACGAGGTGTGGGAGTTCTTCACGCTCGGCCGGTCGCTCCTGCGCTGCGGGGCCACCGCGCGGCTCCTCGCCTCGGACCTCGTCGACACCACTGCGCCGCACTCGTGGGCGACCGCGCTCCGGGCCTGCGGCGCCGTCGAGGCCTTCCGACGAGGCCGCGACCACCGTGCGACGGACCCGGCGAGCGTCGCGGGCTTCCTGCTCCGGGACGGACACAGTCCGCGGTCGCTCGCGTTCCTCGCGCAGCGGGCGGACGACTGCCTGGCCGACGTCGCGCCGGCCTGCGTCGCGGACGAGGTCGAGGCCTTCCGCCGGGCACGCGCCGCGCTCGAGCACCCCGACGCCGAGCAGCCCGACGCGTGGCCGCGCACGGTGACGGCGCGTCTCGCCGCGGCGGTCGACGCCGTGGTGGCGGCCCTCGACGAGCGCGTGTTCGCGGCCGCCGTCCCGGCGCGCTGA
- a CDS encoding MFS transporter: MTAMFRSLAARNYRIWFAGALVSNVGTWMQRTAQDWIVLTELSDNDAVAVGITMALQFGPQLLLLPFTGLVADRFDRRKMLMLTQGLMGALGLGLGVMVLTHTATLWSLYGFALALGIVAAFDTPIRQAFVSDVVQGEHVANAVALNSASFNAARLIGPAVAGVLIAAIGSGWVFVINAGSFLAVLVALRFVDPAQLADRPRAGRGKGQIVAGFRYVRTRPDIIVVLCMIFVVGTFGVNFPIFTSTMARVEFGKGAGEFGLLNSVMAIGSVAGALLSARRDRPRMRTLVIASAGFGLACTAAALAPTYWSFAVVLVFVGLASLTFMTTANALVQTTTKPAMRGRVMALYMAIFAGGTPIGAPIVGAVADAWGPRWAIIVGAASGFVALAIALVWLVRWERFRVRYDADNRLHLAITHAIPVVGTRASRAAIRRDLERDEAVADRSSAV, translated from the coding sequence GTGACCGCCATGTTCCGTTCCCTGGCCGCCCGCAACTACCGCATCTGGTTCGCCGGCGCGCTCGTGTCCAACGTCGGCACGTGGATGCAGCGCACCGCGCAGGACTGGATCGTCCTCACCGAGCTCTCCGACAACGACGCCGTCGCGGTCGGCATCACAATGGCCCTGCAGTTCGGTCCGCAGCTACTCCTCCTGCCGTTCACCGGACTCGTGGCCGACCGGTTCGACCGGCGGAAGATGCTCATGCTCACCCAGGGCCTGATGGGGGCACTCGGCCTGGGACTCGGCGTCATGGTCCTCACCCACACCGCCACGCTCTGGTCGCTGTACGGCTTCGCGCTCGCGCTCGGCATCGTCGCCGCGTTCGACACCCCGATCCGACAGGCCTTCGTCTCCGACGTGGTTCAGGGCGAGCACGTGGCGAACGCCGTCGCGCTGAACTCCGCGTCGTTCAACGCAGCGCGGCTGATCGGCCCCGCGGTGGCGGGCGTGCTCATCGCCGCGATCGGCTCGGGATGGGTGTTCGTCATCAACGCCGGCTCGTTCCTGGCGGTCCTCGTCGCGCTGCGGTTCGTCGACCCCGCACAGCTCGCCGACCGACCTCGTGCAGGGCGCGGCAAGGGCCAGATCGTGGCGGGCTTCCGGTACGTCCGGACCCGGCCGGACATCATCGTCGTGCTCTGCATGATCTTCGTCGTCGGTACGTTCGGCGTGAACTTTCCGATCTTCACCTCGACGATGGCGCGCGTCGAGTTCGGCAAGGGCGCCGGTGAGTTCGGCCTGCTCAACTCGGTGATGGCGATCGGCTCGGTCGCCGGTGCGCTCCTCTCCGCCCGGCGGGACCGCCCGAGGATGCGCACGCTCGTGATCGCCTCGGCCGGGTTCGGGCTCGCGTGCACCGCGGCCGCCCTCGCCCCGACCTACTGGTCGTTCGCCGTCGTGCTGGTGTTCGTCGGCCTCGCCTCGCTGACGTTCATGACGACCGCGAACGCCCTCGTCCAGACCACCACGAAGCCGGCGATGCGCGGCCGCGTGATGGCGCTCTACATGGCGATCTTCGCGGGCGGCACCCCCATCGGCGCACCGATCGTCGGCGCCGTCGCGGATGCCTGGGGGCCACGGTGGGCCATCATCGTCGGTGCCGCGTCCGGGTTCGTCGCGCTGGCGATCGCCCTCGTGTGGCTCGTCCGGTGGGAGCGCTTCCGGGTCCGGTACGACGCCGACAACCGCCTGCACCTCGCGATCACGCACGCGATCCCCGTGGTCGGGACGCGCGCGTCGCGCGCCGCGATCCGGCGGGACCTGGAGCGCGACGAGGCGGTCGCGGACCGCTCGAGCGCCGTCTGA
- a CDS encoding MarR family winged helix-turn-helix transcriptional regulator, producing MPDSSLATDLRIAVNRLSRTLRAQKADASMPDAHFSALARLHREGAMTLAELSRQDGVTPPSMTKSVAALVERGLVSKCGHGDDRRKVLLSATPAGSAFVEETRRRRDDWLTPRLGALTLDERRTLAAATDVMRRLAQQ from the coding sequence GTGCCCGACTCCTCCCTCGCCACCGACCTCCGCATCGCCGTGAACCGGCTGTCGCGGACGCTCCGCGCGCAGAAGGCCGACGCGAGCATGCCGGACGCACACTTCTCGGCACTCGCCCGGCTGCACCGCGAGGGCGCGATGACCCTCGCCGAGCTGAGCCGCCAGGACGGGGTGACGCCCCCGTCGATGACGAAGTCCGTCGCTGCGCTCGTCGAACGGGGCCTCGTGTCGAAGTGCGGCCACGGCGACGACCGCCGCAAGGTGCTGCTCTCGGCCACCCCGGCTGGGTCCGCCTTCGTGGAGGAGACCCGGCGCCGCCGCGACGACTGGCTCACGCCGAGGCTCGGCGCACTCACCCTCGACGAACGCCGCACCCTGGCCGCCGCCACCGACGTCATGAGGAGGCTGGCCCAGCAGTGA